One Amycolatopsis sp. NBC_00355 genomic window carries:
- a CDS encoding dTMP kinase: MGRLVVIEGLDGAGKRTLTEGLTNALRARGASVAKLAFPRYGESVHADLVKEALHRGHGDLADSVYGMAVLYALDRSGAADEIRALRDTHDVVLLDRYVASNAAYAAARLRQDAAGEVVKWVWELEVARFGLPHPDAHLLLRVAASVAAERAERRAAAETDRERDAFETDDGLQRRCADVYDELAAAGWLAPWHVLDGVAGVDLESLATTLLG, from the coding sequence ATGGGGCGATTGGTGGTCATCGAAGGGCTCGACGGCGCGGGCAAGCGCACGCTGACCGAGGGGCTGACGAACGCGTTGCGCGCCCGGGGCGCGAGCGTGGCGAAGCTGGCGTTTCCGCGGTACGGCGAGAGCGTGCACGCGGACCTCGTCAAGGAGGCGCTGCACCGCGGGCACGGCGACCTAGCCGACTCGGTGTACGGCATGGCCGTGCTCTACGCGCTGGACCGCAGCGGTGCCGCGGACGAGATCCGCGCCCTGCGTGACACGCACGACGTCGTCCTGCTCGACCGGTACGTCGCGTCCAACGCCGCGTACGCCGCCGCGCGCCTGCGGCAGGACGCGGCCGGCGAGGTCGTGAAGTGGGTGTGGGAACTGGAGGTCGCCCGCTTCGGCCTGCCGCACCCGGACGCGCACCTGCTGTTGCGGGTCGCCGCCTCGGTCGCGGCGGAACGCGCGGAACGCCGTGCGGCGGCCGAAACCGACCGCGAGCGCGACGCGTTCGAGACCGACGACGGGCTGCAGCGGCGCTGCGCGGACGTCTACGACGAGCTGGCCGCCGCGGGCTGGCTCGCGCCGTGGCACGTCTTGGAC